A single window of Rhodamnia argentea isolate NSW1041297 chromosome 5, ASM2092103v1, whole genome shotgun sequence DNA harbors:
- the LOC115751281 gene encoding uncharacterized protein LOC115751281 isoform X1: MAAERDELLEELFGLIISLEEEGQLDTRFMDNYTMKLAHDSTFFLELVVTFCEEVQDALRDLGSALEDRLVCYGEVYDHYKKLKGIIESFGASAMGRNLEELLHSILDTSRRECILAHLRLHRGLENLRPHLRRITRLERRIIYLERTLAGDFNDDE, from the exons ATGGCTGCAGAAAGGGATGAGCTTCTTGAGGAGCTTTTTGGACTCATCATCTCCTTGGAGGAAGAA GGCCAGCTGGACACCCGTTTCATGGATAACTATACTATGAAACTGGCTCATGACTCGACCTTTTTCCTCGAGTTGGTTGTAACGTTCTGcgaagaagttcaagatgcaCTACGCGATCTGGGTTCTGCTTT GGAAGACCGTTTAGTGTGCTATGGGGAAGTGTATGATCACTATAAAAAGCTTAAAGGAATTATAGAAAG TTTTGGTGCTTCGGCGATGGGGCGGAATCTCGAAGAACTCCTCCacagcatcctagatacctccAGAAGAGA GTGCATCTTGGCACATCTTCGTTTGCATCGGGGGTTAGAGAATCTGCGTCCGCACTTGAGACGTATCACCAGG CTTGAGCGCAGGATTATCTACCTTGAGCGTACCCTTGCGGGAGATTTCAATGACGACGAGTAA
- the LOC115751281 gene encoding uncharacterized protein LOC115751281 isoform X2 translates to MAAERDELLEELFGLIISLEEEGQLDTRFMDNYTMKLAHDSTFFLELVVTFCEEVQDALRDLGSALEDRLVCYGEVYDHYKKLKGIIESFGASAMGRNLEELLHSILDTSRRECILAHLRLHRGLENLRPHLRRITRDYLP, encoded by the exons ATGGCTGCAGAAAGGGATGAGCTTCTTGAGGAGCTTTTTGGACTCATCATCTCCTTGGAGGAAGAA GGCCAGCTGGACACCCGTTTCATGGATAACTATACTATGAAACTGGCTCATGACTCGACCTTTTTCCTCGAGTTGGTTGTAACGTTCTGcgaagaagttcaagatgcaCTACGCGATCTGGGTTCTGCTTT GGAAGACCGTTTAGTGTGCTATGGGGAAGTGTATGATCACTATAAAAAGCTTAAAGGAATTATAGAAAG TTTTGGTGCTTCGGCGATGGGGCGGAATCTCGAAGAACTCCTCCacagcatcctagatacctccAGAAGAGA GTGCATCTTGGCACATCTTCGTTTGCATCGGGGGTTAGAGAATCTGCGTCCGCACTTGAGACGTATCACCAGG GATTATCTACCTTGA